Proteins co-encoded in one Streptomyces roseochromogenus subsp. oscitans DS 12.976 genomic window:
- a CDS encoding CopD family protein codes for MRRHVPSLTTAVLGSLLALLLCAPAASAHTELESSAPKDGTRLVHTPATVRLTFSEPVDLPDVHITSDGERLAVSRSGHGDGDGGDRAVDVAVPEMTGRSRLLLTWQVRDMEDGHPTSGALSFPLTATAKDTSGSDTASAPMPSDGVRTVWAAVRWAGYLALALYVGGLAFLALLWPQGAGDRRTRRILTLAWAGGLATGVVAPGLQGAYGTMGSLGDAFRLGTYRDLLGTEAGIVAACRVLMWVLAAVVLAALLQAGERAARSPGWRVGALAVALGLLRTTGMAGHNGEGTHPGWGAAADLVHLLGVSVWLGGLTLLLLGVLPRRRPEELSAAVSGYSTLASVSVAAIAVAGAVLAWQIVGSFGALFHTGYGRLLLLKLAVLAAVLLIAQGSRSWVRTRLDIAVLLRGDRATVRPFVYSVAAETGLVLVVLAATSLLVTSAPGR; via the coding sequence GTGAGACGCCACGTCCCCTCCCTGACCACCGCCGTCCTCGGCTCCCTCCTCGCCCTGCTGCTGTGCGCGCCCGCCGCCTCCGCCCATACGGAGCTGGAGTCCTCCGCCCCCAAGGACGGCACCCGGCTCGTCCATACGCCGGCCACGGTACGGCTGACCTTCAGCGAACCCGTCGACCTGCCCGACGTCCACATCACCTCGGACGGCGAACGACTGGCGGTGTCCAGATCCGGTCACGGTGATGGCGACGGCGGAGACAGGGCGGTGGACGTCGCCGTCCCGGAGATGACCGGCCGAAGCCGGCTCCTCCTGACTTGGCAGGTGCGCGATATGGAGGACGGTCATCCGACCTCCGGCGCGCTCTCCTTCCCCCTCACCGCGACAGCGAAGGACACCTCCGGATCCGACACCGCCTCGGCGCCCATGCCTTCCGACGGCGTGCGCACGGTGTGGGCGGCAGTCCGCTGGGCCGGATACCTCGCCCTCGCTCTGTACGTCGGCGGCCTCGCCTTCCTCGCACTCCTGTGGCCGCAGGGCGCCGGGGACCGCCGTACCCGCCGTATCCTCACGCTCGCCTGGGCAGGCGGCCTCGCGACAGGCGTGGTCGCACCGGGACTGCAGGGCGCATACGGCACGATGGGCTCGCTCGGCGATGCCTTCCGGCTCGGCACCTACCGCGATCTGCTGGGCACCGAGGCCGGCATCGTGGCCGCCTGCCGGGTGCTGATGTGGGTGCTCGCCGCCGTCGTGCTGGCCGCGCTCCTGCAGGCCGGTGAGCGAGCCGCCCGCTCACCGGGCTGGCGGGTCGGCGCCCTCGCGGTCGCACTCGGACTGCTGCGCACGACCGGCATGGCCGGTCACAACGGCGAGGGCACGCACCCTGGTTGGGGCGCGGCGGCCGACCTGGTGCATCTGCTCGGCGTGAGTGTGTGGCTGGGCGGGCTGACACTACTACTTCTCGGGGTGCTGCCCAGGCGCCGCCCGGAGGAGCTGTCGGCCGCCGTGTCCGGCTACTCCACCCTGGCCTCCGTCTCCGTCGCGGCGATCGCGGTGGCCGGAGCGGTACTGGCCTGGCAGATCGTCGGCTCGTTCGGTGCCCTGTTCCACACCGGCTACGGCCGTCTGCTGCTGCTCAAACTCGCCGTCCTGGCCGCGGTGTTGCTGATCGCCCAAGGCAGCCGGAGCTGGGTGCGCACCCGGCTCGACATCGCCGTACTGCTGCGCGGTGACCGCGCCACCGTACGGCCCTTCGTCTACTCGGTCGCGGCCGAGACGGGGCTCGTCCTCGTCGTACTCGCCGCCACGAGTCTGCTGGTCACGTCGGCTCCCGGCCGCTGA
- a CDS encoding cupredoxin domain-containing protein produces MRTDDTTAPPPRHPHSRVGNRVLLATGVSAGLAAVACLGLLQASSGAAVTAAAAPAAEAHSMTQARPAAAQAKAADHTIEIKDYKFAQPTLTVKVGETVKWVNEDTAPHTVTTTSGPAKFDSGTLNKGDSWSYTFTKTGTYKYYCAVHPDMTASITVVAADGGGSGGGTGGSTGGSGGGSTGGSGSGGSTGGSAGGSTGGSTGGSGSGGSTGGHSGGSTGGSGSGGTSGGEQCHSVQQVLLPILQHIDKAHLEESPGQQVQDALKLDSYLKMHTAWLESVLTPAVDGGGAVADDTLTVILQHVNSAHLEEPLGQQIADILNPDQYVKTHTVWAEHLLAPTEDYLTNSC; encoded by the coding sequence ATGCGTACCGACGACACGACCGCACCCCCGCCGCGCCACCCGCACTCCCGGGTGGGCAACCGGGTACTGCTGGCCACCGGCGTAAGCGCCGGTCTCGCGGCCGTTGCCTGCCTGGGCCTGCTTCAGGCGTCCAGCGGAGCCGCCGTCACGGCCGCCGCCGCGCCGGCCGCCGAGGCCCACTCCATGACCCAGGCCCGGCCGGCCGCGGCCCAGGCCAAGGCTGCCGACCACACCATCGAGATCAAGGACTACAAGTTCGCCCAGCCGACCCTGACCGTGAAGGTCGGCGAGACCGTGAAGTGGGTCAACGAGGACACCGCTCCGCACACGGTCACCACCACCAGCGGCCCGGCGAAGTTCGACTCCGGCACCCTGAACAAGGGCGACAGTTGGTCGTACACCTTCACCAAGACGGGCACGTACAAGTACTACTGCGCCGTCCACCCCGACATGACCGCGTCGATCACTGTCGTCGCCGCGGACGGCGGCGGCAGCGGGGGCGGTACGGGCGGGTCGACCGGCGGTTCCGGCGGAGGATCGACAGGCGGCTCGGGGTCCGGCGGGTCGACCGGAGGCTCCGCGGGTGGCTCCACCGGCGGCAGCACCGGCGGCTCGGGCTCCGGCGGCTCCACGGGCGGGCACAGCGGCGGCTCGACCGGCGGCAGCGGCTCCGGCGGCACGAGCGGCGGCGAGCAGTGCCACAGCGTCCAGCAGGTCCTCCTGCCGATCCTCCAACACATCGACAAGGCTCACCTGGAGGAGTCCCCCGGCCAGCAGGTCCAGGACGCGCTGAAGCTCGACAGCTACCTGAAGATGCACACCGCCTGGCTGGAGTCGGTCCTCACCCCGGCTGTCGACGGCGGCGGAGCCGTCGCCGACGACACGCTCACCGTCATCCTCCAACACGTCAACTCCGCGCACCTGGAGGAGCCGCTGGGCCAGCAGATCGCAGACATCCTCAACCCCGACCAGTACGTCAAGACGCACACCGTCTGGGCCGAGCACCTGCTCGCGCCCACCGAGGACTACCTCACCAACTCCTGCTGA
- a CDS encoding cupredoxin domain-containing protein yields the protein MRPLTARLRPAPAVRLLLATLLLTGSGTVLATSPAQAASSYRVVMSGYAFGPRALTITAGSNVTWVNQDQAPHDVETTSGPESVHSPLLNKGGTWSHTFTTPGTYGYVCTVHPGMTAQLIVKPATAPTPTSPPATHEHSGSTPTATRSAPAPTPTAHTSHSHSAAAPPAGTPSTSPTAAAAVAPPIPQAASATRPLDPLLLLAGVVAGVAVLCLLLVGSRSASADTRGGGTAASG from the coding sequence ATGCGCCCCCTGACCGCCCGGCTTCGGCCCGCCCCCGCCGTACGCCTCCTGCTCGCCACGCTGCTCCTGACGGGCAGCGGCACCGTCCTGGCCACCAGCCCCGCGCAGGCCGCCTCCTCGTACCGCGTCGTGATGTCCGGCTACGCCTTCGGCCCGCGCGCCCTCACCATCACGGCCGGCTCCAACGTCACCTGGGTCAACCAGGACCAGGCTCCTCACGACGTGGAAACCACCTCCGGGCCGGAGTCGGTGCACTCCCCGCTGCTGAACAAGGGCGGCACCTGGAGCCACACCTTCACCACCCCCGGCACCTACGGCTACGTCTGCACCGTGCACCCCGGCATGACCGCCCAACTCATCGTGAAACCCGCCACCGCACCCACCCCCACCAGCCCCCCTGCCACCCACGAGCACTCCGGATCCACCCCCACCGCCACACGGTCCGCCCCTGCACCGACTCCGACCGCACACACCAGCCACAGCCACTCCGCCGCCGCACCCCCAGCAGGCACCCCCTCCACCTCCCCGACAGCGGCCGCCGCCGTGGCCCCGCCCATCCCACAGGCAGCCTCCGCGACCCGCCCCCTCGACCCCCTGCTCCTCCTCGCCGGGGTCGTCGCCGGGGTCGCCGTACTCTGCCTGCTCCTGGTCGGCTCCCGCTCGGCCAGCGCAGACACCCGCGGCGGCGGCACTGCCGCTTCGGGCTGA
- a CDS encoding sensor histidine kinase, producing the protein MSTGQALWQRVPPWAVDAGLVVLAALDARINLYGEATAFMWACAALGCAGLILRRRFPLAVFLLTLPMTLFMDVAVAPIAALYTLATRTRNRPLLACCALLNAAAATLAWPLSDTLSRDRTWTLIEFVYTLATAFAPVLFGQLVQARQDVARQLVEVEEAREHERALYAQTVLARERAQLAREMHDVVSHQVSLIAVQAGALQVAAKEPDARDAARTIRTLSVNTLDELRHMVTLLRASGGKETELSPQPTLADLQQLIANSGIQTTLNGGLPPDISTTAQRTVYRTVQEALTNVRKHAPGARAEVRLWHDTQHFGVTVTNTAPTRPSVALPSARHGLIGLKERAELLDATFTAEPTPQGGYKVELRAPTRPA; encoded by the coding sequence ATGAGCACGGGCCAGGCACTGTGGCAGCGAGTGCCGCCCTGGGCCGTCGACGCGGGCCTCGTCGTGCTCGCCGCGCTCGACGCCCGGATCAACCTCTACGGCGAGGCGACAGCGTTCATGTGGGCCTGCGCCGCCCTCGGCTGCGCCGGACTGATCCTGCGCAGGCGCTTTCCACTGGCCGTCTTCCTGCTGACACTGCCCATGACCCTGTTCATGGACGTGGCAGTCGCGCCGATCGCCGCCCTGTACACACTGGCCACGCGCACCCGCAACCGCCCGCTGCTGGCCTGCTGCGCCCTGCTGAACGCGGCGGCGGCCACCCTCGCCTGGCCTCTGTCCGACACGCTCTCCCGCGACCGGACCTGGACGCTCATCGAGTTCGTCTACACGCTCGCCACGGCCTTCGCCCCGGTCCTGTTCGGCCAGCTCGTCCAGGCCAGACAGGACGTGGCCCGCCAGCTCGTCGAGGTAGAAGAGGCCCGCGAACACGAACGCGCCCTGTACGCCCAGACCGTCCTCGCCCGCGAACGCGCCCAACTGGCCCGCGAGATGCACGACGTCGTATCCCACCAGGTCAGTCTCATCGCCGTACAGGCCGGAGCCCTGCAGGTCGCCGCCAAGGAACCCGACGCCCGCGACGCCGCCCGCACCATCCGCACCCTGAGCGTGAACACCCTCGACGAACTCCGCCACATGGTCACCCTGCTGCGTGCCTCCGGTGGCAAGGAAACCGAACTCAGCCCCCAGCCCACCCTCGCCGACCTCCAGCAGCTGATCGCCAACAGCGGCATCCAGACCACCCTGAACGGCGGGCTCCCGCCCGACATCAGCACAACCGCCCAACGCACCGTCTACCGCACGGTCCAGGAAGCCCTCACCAACGTACGCAAGCACGCCCCCGGCGCCCGCGCCGAGGTCCGTCTGTGGCACGACACGCAGCACTTCGGCGTCACCGTCACCAACACCGCCCCCACCCGCCCGTCCGTCGCCCTGCCCAGCGCCCGGCACGGCCTGATCGGCCTGAAAGAACGCGCCGAACTGCTCGACGCCACCTTCACCGCCGAACCCACCCCACAGGGCGGCTACAAGGTCGAACTACGAGCCCCCACCCGGCCCGCCTGA
- a CDS encoding response regulator, producing the protein MIRVVVVDDEALVRSGFELILNASDGIQVVATAEGAQAADVIRREHPDVVLLDIRMPEVDGLTVLGEIQTLPEPPAVAMLTTFDTDEYILTALRSGAAGFLLKDTEPEQLAQLVRTLAAGGVVMSPKASRALLRSHPGAGATQDADVARVGLLSDRERDVLVLIAQGLSNADIGTRIHLSAGTVKDHVSSILTKLRVSSRVQAALLAERAGLLSNSGNTTAQDNGR; encoded by the coding sequence GTGATCCGGGTAGTGGTGGTGGACGACGAGGCGCTGGTGCGGTCCGGTTTCGAACTGATCCTGAACGCCTCCGACGGCATCCAGGTCGTGGCGACCGCGGAAGGAGCGCAGGCCGCCGACGTGATCCGGCGCGAGCACCCGGACGTCGTGCTCCTCGACATCCGCATGCCGGAGGTGGACGGCCTGACCGTCCTGGGGGAGATCCAGACGCTGCCCGAGCCGCCGGCGGTGGCCATGCTGACCACCTTCGACACCGACGAGTACATCCTGACCGCGCTGCGCTCGGGAGCCGCGGGCTTCCTGCTCAAGGACACAGAGCCCGAACAACTCGCCCAGCTCGTACGCACCCTGGCCGCGGGCGGGGTGGTGATGTCCCCGAAAGCCTCGCGGGCTCTGCTGCGCAGCCATCCGGGGGCGGGCGCGACCCAGGACGCGGACGTGGCGCGCGTGGGCCTGCTCAGCGACCGCGAACGTGACGTCCTCGTCCTGATCGCCCAAGGGCTGTCCAACGCCGACATCGGCACCCGCATCCATCTGAGCGCGGGCACCGTCAAGGACCACGTCAGCTCGATCCTGACCAAGCTGAGAGTCTCCAGCCGCGTCCAGGCGGCGCTCCTCGCGGAGCGGGCCGGACTGCTCAGCAACAGCGGCAACACCACGGCACAGGACAACGGGCGATGA
- a CDS encoding cation:proton antiporter — MISVLIVITTVVAGWSLVAGRLARRHVRAPLVLVLAGAVTGVFTHSHIAATLNSEVAQHVAEVILAVLLFVDATELPGGRLFGNDPGSAARALLVALPLSLITMVLLGTLLLPGLPVALLLLIACIVVPTDFAPAETLVRDRRIPARVRSVLNVESGYNDGIVSPLFLFALILVGTNSVTHTPAQALGTAVPFALKALVVGFVVGALVAWLINLADRAEWMTEQSRRIVVLVTPLLAYTVTVAMNGNGFVASFVCGIAFRYVRQAPVRRRGASAPHTSDFQLIEDTNSMMTMCMWFFFGNAVVLAVGEGIHWPTVVLCVAALTVVRILPIMLAFLGSTFTWRERLMVGALGPRGTTSIVFGLLAFNALPDGPYADTALYAMTLTVLGSVLLHGGGSVVIARSLTGPPSSAAGGPGSLRTDEPDSQVVATRN; from the coding sequence ATGATCTCTGTCCTGATTGTGATCACCACGGTGGTGGCCGGCTGGTCGCTTGTCGCTGGGCGGCTGGCACGACGGCATGTGCGGGCTCCTCTGGTGCTGGTGCTCGCGGGGGCCGTCACGGGGGTGTTCACCCACAGCCATATCGCCGCCACGTTGAACTCCGAGGTCGCTCAGCATGTGGCCGAGGTCATCCTGGCCGTCCTGCTGTTCGTCGACGCCACCGAGCTGCCCGGCGGGCGACTGTTCGGCAACGACCCCGGCTCCGCCGCGCGGGCACTGCTGGTGGCCCTGCCGCTGAGCCTGATCACGATGGTGCTGCTGGGAACGCTGCTGCTGCCCGGGCTGCCGGTGGCACTGCTGCTGCTCATCGCGTGCATCGTCGTCCCGACCGACTTCGCACCGGCCGAGACACTGGTCCGCGACCGGCGTATCCCGGCGAGGGTGCGCAGCGTGCTCAACGTGGAGAGCGGCTACAACGACGGCATCGTGTCGCCCCTCTTCCTGTTCGCACTGATCCTCGTCGGCACCAACTCCGTCACCCACACGCCTGCGCAAGCCCTCGGCACGGCCGTGCCGTTCGCGCTGAAGGCCCTTGTGGTCGGCTTCGTGGTGGGGGCGCTGGTGGCATGGCTGATCAATCTGGCCGACCGTGCGGAGTGGATGACGGAGCAGTCCCGGCGGATCGTCGTGCTGGTCACACCGCTGCTTGCCTACACCGTGACCGTGGCGATGAACGGCAACGGCTTCGTGGCCTCGTTCGTGTGCGGGATCGCCTTCCGCTACGTCCGGCAGGCGCCGGTCCGCCGACGGGGCGCTTCGGCTCCCCACACCTCGGACTTCCAGCTCATCGAGGACACCAACTCGATGATGACGATGTGCATGTGGTTCTTCTTCGGCAACGCCGTGGTGCTCGCCGTGGGCGAGGGCATCCACTGGCCCACCGTCGTGCTCTGCGTCGCCGCGCTCACCGTCGTGCGCATCCTTCCGATCATGCTTGCCTTCCTCGGCTCGACGTTCACCTGGCGAGAACGGCTCATGGTCGGCGCGCTCGGACCACGCGGCACCACCTCCATCGTGTTCGGACTGCTCGCGTTCAACGCTCTGCCGGACGGGCCGTACGCCGACACCGCCCTGTACGCCATGACCCTGACGGTGCTCGGCAGCGTCCTGCTCCACGGCGGCGGCTCGGTGGTCATCGCCCGGTCCCTGACCGGCCCGCCCTCGTCGGCTGCGGGCGGCCCGGGCTCCCTGAGGACTGACGAGCCGGACTCACAGGTCGTCGCCACGCGGAACTGA
- a CDS encoding NlpC/P60 family protein, producing the protein MKRLLPRIRRFSLTRNAALFLVTGVLLAASCVLTVQFRDRTDHPEASPASPASPGAGIPASGGPLHFERIGNPARTVARDRHGTVIATFTDGARTAVLTGPSRTFAEPRTTDAQVVTKSWVRLLPKAWARGAEQSDWFKTWLRSRLGSRDPDILATAFDYIAGAPARTTAAGVTYSGAARYTPNTTSDSGRARQGKPRTGSDFYDYLGIPWTFPDAVTRRPEKDRERSVDSSGYVRLVYGYRSGFPLNSRDSPAGSGLQRTPDAIAHGRLGVPVIPLTDRRPAVIQQLQPGDLVFFGTRELPGGRIGHIGIYLGLDTADHPRFISSRKSADGPSMGDKGGTSRLDGDGYYAQGLRAARRL; encoded by the coding sequence GTGAAACGCCTCCTGCCCCGAATCCGTAGGTTCTCCCTGACCAGGAACGCGGCCCTGTTCCTGGTGACAGGCGTCCTGCTCGCGGCGAGCTGCGTGCTGACCGTGCAGTTCAGGGACCGCACCGACCATCCGGAGGCATCACCGGCATCACCGGCATCACCGGGTGCCGGAATACCGGCCAGTGGCGGCCCGCTGCACTTCGAGCGGATCGGCAACCCCGCCCGCACGGTCGCCCGAGACCGGCACGGCACCGTCATCGCCACATTCACCGACGGCGCCCGTACGGCCGTACTGACAGGGCCCAGCAGGACCTTCGCGGAGCCGCGTACGACGGATGCCCAGGTCGTCACCAAGAGCTGGGTGCGGCTGCTGCCCAAGGCATGGGCCCGTGGCGCGGAGCAGAGCGACTGGTTCAAGACCTGGCTCAGGTCCCGGCTCGGCAGCCGCGACCCCGACATCCTCGCCACGGCCTTCGACTACATCGCCGGTGCCCCGGCCCGGACGACGGCAGCGGGAGTCACCTACAGCGGTGCCGCCCGCTACACGCCCAACACCACCAGCGACTCCGGGCGTGCTCGGCAAGGGAAGCCGCGCACGGGTTCGGACTTCTACGACTACCTGGGCATCCCCTGGACCTTCCCCGACGCGGTCACCCGCCGCCCCGAGAAGGACCGCGAGCGCTCCGTGGACAGCTCCGGCTATGTCCGGCTCGTGTACGGATACCGCTCGGGGTTCCCGCTGAACAGCAGGGACAGCCCGGCGGGCAGCGGGCTGCAGAGGACCCCCGACGCGATCGCCCACGGGCGGCTCGGCGTACCCGTGATCCCTCTCACCGACCGCCGCCCCGCCGTCATCCAGCAGCTCCAGCCCGGCGACCTGGTCTTCTTCGGAACACGGGAGCTGCCCGGTGGACGGATCGGCCACATCGGTATCTACCTCGGCCTGGACACCGCCGACCACCCGCGTTTCATCTCCAGCCGGAAGAGCGCGGACGGCCCCAGCATGGGTGACAAGGGCGGTACCTCACGGCTCGACGGTGACGGCTACTACGCACAAGGGCTGCGCGCGGCCCGCCGCCTGTGA
- a CDS encoding poly-gamma-glutamate biosynthesis protein PgsC/CapC, translated as MIPAVVTPQIAAIGIALGLVFSLLCYLTTNLSPGGMITPGWLALTLVDDLRRAAMVAGVAGLTYLLTKVLQRFVILYGKRLFAAVVLTGVLLQAGLSLLLQQQFPLLFAHQALGFIVPGLIAYQLERQPKTATVLSTSTVTFATYVIVVSGLLLGALPTT; from the coding sequence TTGATCCCCGCAGTAGTCACACCCCAGATCGCCGCCATCGGCATCGCACTCGGTCTGGTGTTCTCCCTCCTGTGCTACCTGACCACGAACCTGTCGCCGGGCGGCATGATCACCCCCGGCTGGCTCGCCCTCACCCTCGTCGACGATCTGCGGCGCGCCGCCATGGTCGCGGGCGTGGCAGGACTGACCTACCTGCTGACCAAGGTGCTGCAGCGCTTCGTCATCCTCTACGGCAAACGGCTGTTCGCCGCCGTCGTGCTCACCGGTGTCCTGCTCCAGGCCGGGCTCTCCCTGTTGCTCCAGCAGCAGTTCCCCCTGCTGTTCGCCCATCAGGCCCTCGGGTTCATCGTCCCCGGTCTCATCGCCTACCAGCTCGAGAGGCAGCCCAAGACCGCGACGGTCCTCTCCACCAGCACGGTCACGTTCGCCACCTACGTGATTGTGGTGTCCGGGTTGCTGCTGGGCGCCCTGCCCACGACATGA
- the pgsB gene encoding poly-gamma-glutamate synthase PgsB — MLFLYCVLATCCAGLLVAGIVEQRRHDANLAAIPTRVLVNGIRGKSSITRLCAGALRGSGLVTVAKTTGTAARFIHPDATEEPVYRKFGIANVVEQIGIVRRAAAYRPDVLVMECMAVMPALQEINQSKLIRSTIGVLCNVREDHLAEMGPTLDDVARSLCRSLPEGGVCVTAEKERFHILQEEADARNCKLIYADPETVTDEELRGFSWFTFKENVAIALAVAELLGVDRATALKGMYEAPPDPGVLSVERYRTPDGKRLRFANVFAANDPESTVMNIKQLLELGAIQRPLHVVINCRPDRVERNGQMGALIPQLDPETVFLIGHPTKSAADAIPAHWTGNVVDLGGDRRDPDRLTTDLLAHLGPDSSLVAIGNIHGQGELFLERLAALAPEHPDATDPGDPTDGRTSPDAHHNSSHGEFR; from the coding sequence GTGCTCTTCCTGTACTGCGTCCTCGCGACGTGCTGCGCCGGCCTGCTCGTCGCAGGCATCGTCGAACAGCGCCGCCACGACGCGAACCTCGCCGCCATACCCACCCGAGTGCTGGTCAACGGCATTCGCGGCAAGTCCTCCATCACCCGGCTGTGCGCGGGCGCGCTGCGCGGCAGCGGCCTGGTGACCGTCGCCAAGACCACCGGCACCGCAGCCCGGTTCATCCACCCCGATGCCACCGAAGAGCCGGTCTACCGCAAGTTCGGCATCGCCAACGTCGTGGAGCAGATCGGCATCGTCCGGCGGGCCGCCGCCTACCGACCCGATGTCCTGGTCATGGAGTGCATGGCCGTCATGCCCGCACTCCAGGAGATCAACCAGTCCAAGCTGATCCGCTCCACCATCGGCGTGCTCTGCAACGTCCGTGAGGACCATCTCGCCGAGATGGGCCCGACGCTGGACGATGTGGCCCGCTCCCTGTGCCGGTCCCTGCCGGAGGGCGGCGTCTGTGTCACCGCGGAGAAGGAACGCTTCCACATCCTCCAGGAGGAGGCCGACGCCCGTAACTGCAAGCTGATCTACGCCGACCCGGAGACCGTCACCGACGAGGAGCTGCGCGGCTTCAGCTGGTTCACCTTCAAGGAGAACGTCGCCATCGCACTCGCGGTCGCCGAACTGCTCGGCGTCGACCGCGCGACCGCGCTGAAGGGAATGTACGAGGCGCCACCGGACCCGGGTGTGCTGTCCGTCGAGCGGTACCGCACCCCTGACGGAAAGCGGCTGCGCTTCGCGAACGTCTTCGCCGCCAACGACCCCGAGTCAACGGTGATGAACATCAAGCAGCTGCTCGAACTGGGCGCGATCCAGCGTCCGTTGCACGTTGTCATCAACTGCCGCCCCGACCGTGTGGAGCGTAACGGGCAGATGGGCGCGCTCATCCCCCAGCTCGACCCGGAGACGGTGTTCCTCATCGGCCATCCCACCAAGTCGGCCGCCGACGCCATACCCGCCCACTGGACCGGGAACGTCGTCGATCTCGGCGGCGACCGCCGCGACCCCGACCGGCTCACCACGGATCTGCTGGCCCACCTGGGGCCGGACTCCTCGCTCGTCGCCATCGGCAACATCCACGGCCAGGGCGAACTCTTCCTGGAGCGACTCGCGGCACTCGCGCCCGAACATCCCGACGCCACCGACCCCGGCGATCCGACAGACGGCCGCACATCGCCCGACGCCCACCACAACTCCTCCCACGGAGAGTTCCGTTGA